Proteins encoded by one window of Vibrio rumoiensis:
- a CDS encoding GH36-type glycosyl hydrolase domain-containing protein, with the protein MKYGFFDNDNREYVITRPDVPAPWTNYLGTEKFCTVISHNAGGYSFYNSPEYNRVTKFRPNASFDRPGHYVYLRDDETGDYWSISWQPVAKSLDEASYEVRHGLSYSKFKCEYNGISATKTLFVPKGEDAEVWDVVIKNTSDKPRTISAFSFVEFSFSHIQSDNQNHQMSLYSAGTTYHEGVIEYDLYYNTNDFEGFYYLASTFDPDSYDGQRDSFLGLYRDEANPIAVEQGRCSNSAQTCYNHCGSLHKQFVIQPGKEVRFAFILGIGKGNGDKLRTKYQDLANVDAAFAGIKAHWDERCSKFQVKSPNQGLDTMINAWTLYQAETCVVWSRFASFIEVGGRTGLGYRDTAQDAISVPHSNPAMTRKRLVDLLRGQVKAGYGLHLFDPDWFDPEKADVKPSKSPTVVPTPSDEDKIHGIEDTCSDDHLWLVPTICKYVMETGEESFFDEQIPYADGGNASVYDHMKAALDFSAEYVGNTGICKGLRADWNDCLNLGGGESSMVSFLHYWALQEFIDLAKYLGKMEDVNKYTTMAEGVRQACETHLWDDEGGWYIRGLTKDGDKIGTAQQTEGKIHLESNTLAVLSGAVSQERGERAMDSVDEHLYSPYGLHLNSPSFSTPNDDIGFVTRVYQGVKENGAIFSHPNPWAWVAEAKLGRGDKAMKFYDALNPYNQNDMIEKRIAEPYSYVQFIMGRDHQDHGRANHPWLTGTSGWAYFAVTNFILGVRLGFDGLNIDPCIPTNWPGFEVTRQWRDATFNIKVENPSGVSKGVKSITLNGATIEGAIPAQAAGSVNDVVVVMG; encoded by the coding sequence ATGAAATACGGCTTTTTCGATAACGACAATCGTGAATATGTCATCACACGCCCTGACGTACCGGCGCCATGGACTAATTACCTAGGCACAGAGAAATTCTGTACCGTGATTTCTCATAATGCAGGTGGCTACTCGTTCTACAACTCTCCAGAATATAACCGAGTGACTAAATTCCGCCCAAATGCCAGCTTTGATCGCCCTGGACACTACGTGTATTTACGTGATGATGAAACTGGCGATTACTGGTCTATTTCATGGCAACCCGTGGCAAAAAGCTTAGATGAAGCGAGCTACGAAGTTCGCCACGGTTTGTCGTATTCTAAATTTAAATGTGAATACAACGGCATCAGCGCGACCAAAACCCTGTTCGTTCCTAAAGGAGAAGATGCGGAGGTATGGGATGTGGTGATCAAAAACACCTCTGACAAACCACGTACCATCAGTGCGTTTTCTTTTGTTGAGTTCTCATTTAGCCATATCCAATCAGATAATCAGAACCATCAAATGTCGTTGTATTCCGCAGGTACCACTTATCATGAAGGCGTGATCGAATACGATCTTTATTACAACACCAATGACTTTGAAGGCTTCTACTACTTAGCGTCAACGTTTGATCCTGACTCTTATGATGGTCAACGTGATAGCTTCCTAGGTTTATACCGTGACGAAGCCAACCCAATTGCCGTGGAGCAAGGCCGATGCTCGAATTCGGCACAAACTTGTTATAACCATTGTGGTTCGCTGCATAAACAATTTGTGATCCAACCGGGTAAAGAAGTACGTTTTGCTTTCATTCTTGGCATTGGTAAAGGCAATGGCGACAAACTGCGTACTAAATACCAAGACTTAGCCAACGTGGATGCTGCATTCGCAGGTATTAAAGCCCATTGGGATGAACGTTGCAGCAAATTTCAAGTGAAGTCACCAAACCAAGGTCTTGATACCATGATCAATGCTTGGACACTCTACCAAGCCGAAACTTGTGTGGTGTGGTCACGCTTTGCTTCTTTCATTGAAGTTGGCGGTCGAACCGGTCTTGGTTACCGTGATACTGCGCAAGATGCGATTTCAGTGCCTCACTCTAATCCTGCAATGACTCGTAAACGCTTAGTCGATCTACTACGCGGCCAAGTGAAAGCTGGTTACGGTCTGCACTTATTTGATCCTGACTGGTTTGATCCTGAAAAAGCCGACGTCAAACCATCAAAATCACCAACCGTCGTTCCGACGCCAAGTGATGAAGATAAGATCCACGGCATTGAAGACACCTGTTCAGACGATCACTTATGGCTTGTTCCTACCATCTGTAAATATGTGATGGAGACCGGTGAAGAATCCTTCTTTGATGAGCAAATTCCTTACGCCGATGGCGGAAATGCTTCTGTATATGATCACATGAAAGCGGCGCTCGATTTCTCCGCTGAATACGTGGGTAATACCGGTATTTGTAAAGGGCTACGCGCTGACTGGAACGATTGTTTAAATCTAGGTGGTGGTGAATCATCAATGGTGTCTTTCTTACACTACTGGGCGCTACAAGAATTTATCGATCTCGCCAAATACCTTGGCAAAATGGAAGATGTCAACAAATACACCACCATGGCGGAAGGCGTACGCCAGGCTTGCGAAACTCACTTATGGGATGACGAAGGCGGTTGGTATATCCGCGGCCTAACCAAAGATGGCGACAAGATCGGTACTGCGCAGCAAACTGAAGGTAAGATCCACCTAGAATCAAATACTTTAGCGGTATTATCTGGCGCCGTTTCACAAGAGCGTGGCGAACGTGCCATGGACTCAGTCGATGAACACCTGTATTCACCATACGGCTTGCACTTAAATTCACCGTCCTTCTCTACACCAAACGATGACATTGGTTTTGTCACTCGCGTTTATCAAGGGGTAAAAGAAAACGGCGCGATCTTCTCGCATCCAAACCCTTGGGCATGGGTAGCCGAAGCGAAACTGGGCCGTGGTGATAAAGCCATGAAATTCTACGATGCGCTTAACCCATACAACCAAAATGACATGATTGAAAAACGCATCGCGGAACCTTACTCCTACGTGCAATTTATCATGGGTCGCGATCATCAAGATCACGGACGTGCCAACCATCCATGGTTAACCGGTACTTCGGGTTGGGCTTATTTCGCAGTGACCAACTTTATCCTTGGCGTACGTCTAGGCTTTGATGGTTTAAATATTGATCCTTGTATTCCAACTAACTGGCCAGGCTTTGAAGTCACACGTCAATGGCGCGATGCCACTTTTAATATCAAAGTGGAAAATCCATCAGGCGTCAGTAAAGGCGTCAAATCCATCACGCTCAATGGCGCAACCATTGAAGGCGCGATTCCAGCTCAAGCAGCAGGTAGTGTTAATGATGTTGTAGTGGTGATGGGGTAA
- a CDS encoding phosphoglucomutase/phosphomannomutase family protein has protein sequence MIKFGTGGWRAFIGEEFTQANVRLVAQAVANIMQKENVLNNGFVIGYDRRFLSDKAAVWFAEVLAANGITVSFINRFVPTPIVMFQSNKMGCTYSACITASHNPADYNGIKVFIEGGRDADEVITQKIEAQIAELQDNDVQRIDFEDALSSGQVVIINPMNDFVDSVINFIDIEAIKKANLRVLIDPMFGVAKNALQTVLINGRCDVDVINDGENPSFGGLMPSPSAATLYRLKHLVAAEGYDIGIGTDGDADRLGIIDEKGNFIHPNEVLMLLYYYLLEYKGWKGSVVRNIATTHLLDKIAADHGEKSFEVPVGFKHISSQMEADDSLIGGESSGGLTIRGHIKGKDGVFASSLLVELISVTGKKLSEMLDEIYARYGYAYTAEGDCTFKPAQKEVLYNKIYVEKQLPEFEYEVEKVSYEDGAKVYFKNGGWVITRFSGTEPLLRIFSEMEDKETAESVVAQMKAFLAL, from the coding sequence ATGATCAAATTTGGAACCGGCGGTTGGCGCGCCTTTATTGGTGAAGAGTTCACCCAGGCCAACGTGCGACTGGTTGCTCAGGCTGTTGCCAATATCATGCAAAAGGAAAACGTGCTCAATAATGGCTTCGTGATTGGCTATGACCGCCGTTTTTTATCTGATAAAGCAGCCGTTTGGTTTGCCGAAGTATTGGCCGCAAATGGGATAACGGTTAGCTTTATTAATCGCTTTGTCCCAACACCTATTGTCATGTTTCAAAGCAACAAAATGGGGTGCACTTATTCTGCTTGTATTACCGCTTCGCATAACCCAGCCGATTACAACGGCATCAAGGTGTTTATCGAAGGTGGGCGGGATGCCGATGAAGTGATCACCCAAAAGATCGAAGCGCAAATTGCAGAATTGCAAGATAACGATGTTCAGCGTATCGACTTTGAAGACGCATTGTCATCCGGCCAAGTAGTAATCATCAACCCAATGAATGACTTTGTCGACTCAGTGATCAACTTCATTGATATTGAAGCAATCAAAAAAGCCAACTTACGCGTACTGATCGATCCTATGTTTGGCGTCGCAAAAAACGCCCTACAAACCGTATTGATCAATGGCCGTTGTGATGTTGACGTGATCAACGATGGTGAAAACCCATCTTTTGGTGGCTTAATGCCCTCACCGAGTGCCGCGACACTCTACCGCCTAAAACACCTAGTCGCTGCCGAAGGTTACGACATCGGCATTGGTACTGATGGCGATGCTGATCGTTTAGGTATTATTGATGAAAAAGGTAACTTCATTCACCCCAACGAAGTATTGATGTTGCTGTACTACTACTTGCTCGAATACAAAGGTTGGAAAGGCTCTGTGGTGCGCAATATTGCTACCACTCATCTATTGGATAAGATCGCGGCCGATCACGGTGAAAAAAGCTTTGAAGTGCCTGTCGGATTTAAGCACATCAGCAGCCAAATGGAAGCCGATGATTCATTGATTGGCGGTGAAAGTTCAGGTGGTTTAACCATTCGTGGTCATATCAAAGGTAAAGATGGCGTATTTGCCTCTAGCCTGCTGGTAGAACTCATCAGTGTCACCGGCAAAAAGTTGTCAGAAATGCTTGATGAAATCTACGCTCGTTATGGTTATGCCTATACCGCAGAAGGAGACTGCACTTTTAAACCAGCACAAAAAGAAGTGCTGTACAACAAAATCTATGTTGAAAAACAACTACCTGAATTTGAATATGAAGTTGAAAAAGTCAGCTATGAAGATGGCGCAAAAGTGTACTTCAAAAACGGTGGTTGGGTGATTACCCGCTTCTCAGGAACAGAGCCTTTACTGCGTATTTTCTCAGAAATGGAAGATAAAGAAACCGCGGAAAGTGTCGTCGCTCAAATGAAAGCGTTTTTGGCGTTATAG
- the emrD gene encoding multidrug efflux MFS transporter EmrD: MSAPFSLLKLTFLIAILAAVGQMTQTMYVPSMGYMAHEFHVSAASMQAVMACYLIPYGLSQFIYGPLSDRLGRRPIILAGLIIYVAGSILALFSHNFHLFLVASFIQGMGIGCGGAMARTLSRDCFSGPELHKVNSLISMCLMFSPLMAPLLGGYLTEVFNWRSSYLFLALFSIGVTIIMFTHMTETLPKEARRYDSVTTSYRYVMGNRQFQGYLLCLVATFAGVALFEAAAGVLLGGKLKLPATTVSLLFIVPIPGYLLGAAMSSWIATRHSEKRALNFGLVAIAIGSLVIFIPGVFGYTNAVSLVGGATIYFLGAGVLFPAATTGAISPFPQHAGTAGALLGGIQNFGAGMATLLAAMMPAQNQLPLGALMLAMSLLAVMGLHRVNKTPLPPDALGSTL; this comes from the coding sequence ATGTCTGCGCCTTTTAGTTTACTTAAACTAACCTTCTTAATCGCTATCTTGGCGGCAGTGGGCCAAATGACGCAAACCATGTATGTACCATCAATGGGTTACATGGCACATGAATTTCATGTCTCTGCAGCGTCGATGCAAGCGGTCATGGCGTGTTATTTGATCCCTTATGGCTTATCACAATTTATCTATGGGCCATTATCGGATCGCTTAGGCCGTCGACCAATTATTTTAGCTGGTTTAATCATCTACGTTGCCGGCTCTATTTTGGCGTTATTTTCTCATAACTTTCATTTATTCTTAGTGGCCAGTTTTATCCAAGGTATGGGCATTGGTTGTGGCGGTGCCATGGCTCGAACATTAAGTCGCGATTGCTTTTCCGGTCCAGAGCTACATAAAGTGAATAGCTTGATCAGCATGTGCCTTATGTTTTCACCATTAATGGCTCCATTATTAGGTGGCTACTTAACGGAAGTGTTTAATTGGCGTAGCAGCTACTTATTTCTCGCGCTATTTAGTATTGGCGTCACCATTATCATGTTCACTCACATGACAGAAACGCTACCTAAAGAAGCGCGTCGTTATGATTCTGTCACGACCAGTTACCGCTATGTGATGGGCAATCGTCAGTTTCAGGGCTACTTATTATGCTTAGTGGCGACGTTTGCCGGTGTGGCATTATTTGAAGCCGCGGCGGGTGTACTGCTCGGCGGTAAGCTAAAACTGCCAGCCACCACGGTTAGCTTGTTATTTATTGTGCCTATCCCTGGTTACTTGCTAGGCGCGGCAATGTCGAGCTGGATTGCAACGCGTCACTCAGAGAAACGAGCGCTTAACTTCGGGTTGGTCGCCATTGCGATTGGTTCTTTGGTGATCTTTATTCCTGGTGTATTTGGCTATACGAACGCGGTAAGTTTAGTCGGTGGCGCAACCATCTATTTCTTAGGGGCTGGCGTACTATTTCCAGCAGCGACGACCGGTGCGATTTCACCTTTCCCGCAACACGCAGGAACGGCAGGTGCATTATTAGGCGGTATTCAAAACTTTGGCGCCGGTATGGCAACATTACTGGCTGCAATGATGCCAGCACAAAATCAACTTCCACTTGGTGCATTGATGCTTGCCATGTCATTACTGGCTGTAATGGGCTTACACAGAGTCAATAAAACTCCACTTCCGCCAGATGCGTTGGGTAGCACACTGTAA
- a CDS encoding HopJ type III effector protein, which produces MELTEFLHQVTTEPLSVEFEQTIAAIDASYTFTPTDFINGQVHNKAGENNGSCKIFAFAQMHNLTQAQTLACFGKFYRQDVLEHPENDDHQNIRNFIQYGWDGIKFSSPALN; this is translated from the coding sequence ATGGAACTAACGGAATTTTTGCATCAAGTGACGACAGAGCCATTATCGGTTGAATTTGAGCAAACCATCGCCGCTATCGATGCTAGCTATACTTTTACACCAACCGATTTTATTAATGGACAAGTGCATAATAAGGCAGGAGAAAATAATGGGTCTTGTAAGATCTTTGCGTTTGCCCAAATGCATAATCTAACGCAAGCACAAACCTTAGCTTGTTTCGGTAAATTTTATCGTCAGGATGTATTAGAGCATCCAGAAAATGATGATCATCAGAATATACGTAACTTTATTCAATATGGTTGGGATGGAATTAAGTTCTCCTCTCCGGCGCTGAATTAA
- a CDS encoding DJ-1/PfpI family protein yields the protein MAKILIIAGDFVEDYELMVPFQALLMLGHDVKVVCPDKQSGDTIKTAIHDFEGDQTYTEKPGHLFALNYDFSHARGEDFDALLIPGGRAPEYLRLNDKVIALVQHFAQANKPIAAVCHGAQLLAAAKVIDGKRISAYPACAPEVLLAGASYAEIEVTEAITDGLFVTAPAWPAHPAWLAQFNQLLSDI from the coding sequence ATGGCTAAAATACTGATTATTGCTGGCGATTTTGTAGAAGATTATGAACTCATGGTGCCTTTTCAAGCACTGTTAATGCTTGGGCACGATGTCAAAGTGGTTTGCCCAGACAAGCAATCCGGCGACACCATAAAGACCGCTATTCATGATTTTGAAGGGGACCAAACCTACACTGAAAAGCCGGGGCACCTATTCGCTCTTAACTATGATTTCTCGCATGCTCGCGGAGAGGATTTTGACGCCTTGCTTATCCCAGGTGGACGAGCACCTGAATATTTAAGGCTTAATGATAAAGTGATCGCCTTAGTTCAACATTTTGCCCAAGCCAACAAGCCGATTGCAGCGGTTTGTCATGGGGCACAGCTACTAGCGGCGGCAAAAGTTATTGATGGAAAACGAATTTCAGCTTACCCCGCTTGCGCGCCAGAAGTGCTGCTTGCCGGAGCCAGTTATGCTGAAATTGAAGTAACCGAGGCTATTACTGACGGGCTCTTTGTCACCGCGCCAGCTTGGCCTGCCCATCCAGCATGGCTAGCACAATTCAATCAATTACTCAGCGACATTTAA
- a CDS encoding ABC transporter ATP-binding protein, producing MTISSQPLDVATTALTIDNLTCRYSSNSPSNQAIPAVLEKLNLKVKQGEIVCLLGASGCGKTTLLKAIAGLLPLSSGEMILNDKVIDDGKYWLPPEERNIGLIFQDYALFPHLTVAENVAFGLTDKSQSQQKAIIENMLQLVHLTGLAERYPHQLSGGQQQRVAIARSLACQPDLLLLDEPFSNIDTQVRHELIRDIRRIFKKQGVTAIFVTHSREEAFAFADKMAVMNNGVIEQFGSAAQLYYQPSSKFVANFLGGGCYLPAQKLAPNRFDTVLGEMQIVSTDSIAVGKACEILLRPQQIFLQQDDDGDIPVLEQQFMGDHCRYVVDVQGVHLLGQSHHLLEVGQKVSVDVDCNGALIF from the coding sequence ATGACAATATCTTCTCAACCTTTGGATGTCGCCACTACGGCTTTGACGATTGATAACTTAACGTGTCGTTATTCATCGAACTCTCCTTCTAATCAAGCTATTCCGGCAGTATTAGAAAAGCTTAACTTGAAAGTAAAGCAAGGTGAAATTGTCTGCTTATTAGGGGCGAGTGGGTGTGGTAAAACTACGCTATTGAAAGCGATAGCCGGCTTATTACCCTTATCATCAGGTGAGATGATTCTGAATGATAAAGTGATTGATGATGGTAAGTACTGGCTACCACCGGAAGAACGTAATATCGGGCTTATTTTTCAAGACTATGCCTTATTTCCTCATCTTACGGTGGCTGAAAATGTGGCGTTTGGTTTGACCGATAAAAGCCAATCGCAACAAAAGGCGATAATTGAAAATATGCTACAACTGGTTCATCTAACTGGTCTTGCAGAAAGATACCCTCATCAGCTTTCTGGTGGTCAGCAACAACGAGTGGCGATTGCTCGCTCCTTGGCATGTCAACCGGATTTATTATTGCTGGATGAGCCTTTTTCTAATATCGATACGCAAGTGCGTCATGAATTGATCCGCGATATTCGACGTATCTTCAAGAAGCAAGGCGTGACCGCAATATTTGTGACTCACTCGCGTGAAGAGGCTTTCGCTTTTGCGGATAAAATGGCGGTCATGAATAATGGGGTTATCGAGCAATTTGGGAGTGCTGCTCAATTGTATTATCAACCCTCGAGTAAGTTTGTCGCGAACTTCCTTGGTGGTGGCTGTTATTTGCCTGCTCAAAAGCTCGCGCCAAATCGATTTGATACTGTGCTTGGTGAAATGCAGATAGTGAGCACTGACTCCATAGCAGTAGGAAAAGCTTGTGAAATTTTATTAAGACCACAGCAGATTTTTCTTCAGCAAGATGATGATGGTGACATTCCTGTTCTTGAACAACAATTTATGGGGGATCACTGCCGTTATGTTGTGGATGTTCAGGGGGTCCATTTATTGGGCCAATCTCATCATTTACTGGAAGTCGGTCAAAAAGTTTCTGTTGATGTTGATTGCAATGGTGCCTTAATTTTTTAA
- a CDS encoding ABC transporter permease, with translation MKENNSSWKVASWSVAALLVLPILAIFYTAIGESDELFRHLFSTVLPTYTWNTFLLVVGTMFLSLVFGLPSAWLMAMCRLPGEKVLQWALVLPLAMPGYIVGYIYTDWFDFAGPIQIWLRNTLDLTPQQYWFPDLRTLPGAMTILALVLYPYVYLLARSAFMEQSSSLLQSARLLKCTPWQSFVRVSLPLARPAIAVGLSLVAMETLGDFGTVSYFAVSTLTTAVYDTWLGYSNLTAAAKISAIMLLVVVLLLSAERYSRRKQKHFQAQFSSHEDNRYCLRGWKKLFALIWCWGLVLAGFVLPIMQLVNYACRYFDRSWTLEFHEYSLNSLKVSFSVAVVCVVIALLVNFYQRLMAQGDDRTITSSSFPMRLSSLGYAVPGTVLAIGIMVAVLTLDHSVNDLAKLMEWGRPGLIFSGTMFALIFALTVRFAAVAIGSVESGLAKVSPNLDMAARTMGCNTTQMLKRVHIPLVMRGALIAGLLVFIESMKELNASILLRPFNFETLATYVYNYVSDQQLELAALPAILLVLVGLIPLILVNRSLEKVH, from the coding sequence ATGAAAGAAAATAATTCATCATGGAAAGTTGCCAGTTGGAGTGTTGCTGCTTTGCTGGTGTTGCCGATCCTCGCGATCTTTTATACCGCTATCGGTGAGAGTGATGAGTTATTTCGTCACTTATTTTCGACGGTTCTACCTACCTATACATGGAATACATTTTTATTGGTAGTAGGAACGATGTTCCTTTCGTTGGTTTTTGGGTTGCCAAGTGCCTGGTTGATGGCAATGTGCCGACTTCCAGGGGAGAAAGTGTTGCAATGGGCTTTAGTTCTACCATTGGCGATGCCGGGGTATATCGTCGGCTACATTTATACCGATTGGTTTGACTTTGCTGGCCCCATTCAGATTTGGTTAAGAAATACTTTGGATTTGACGCCACAACAGTATTGGTTTCCAGATTTGCGTACTTTACCTGGCGCCATGACTATTCTCGCTTTAGTGCTATACCCTTACGTCTATCTTCTTGCTCGCTCCGCTTTTATGGAACAAAGTAGTTCGCTATTACAATCCGCGAGATTATTAAAATGTACACCTTGGCAAAGTTTTGTGAGAGTTTCTTTGCCTTTAGCTAGACCGGCAATTGCAGTAGGGCTTTCTTTGGTGGCGATGGAAACCTTGGGGGATTTCGGTACAGTGAGCTACTTTGCTGTCAGTACCTTAACTACGGCGGTGTACGATACTTGGCTTGGTTATTCAAACCTGACTGCCGCCGCGAAAATTTCAGCGATCATGTTGTTGGTCGTTGTCCTACTACTCAGTGCGGAGCGTTATAGTCGCCGTAAACAAAAGCACTTCCAAGCACAGTTTTCTAGTCATGAAGATAATCGTTATTGTTTGCGAGGCTGGAAAAAACTCTTTGCGCTGATATGGTGTTGGGGGCTGGTTCTGGCAGGTTTTGTTTTACCGATTATGCAATTAGTTAATTATGCTTGTCGTTATTTTGACCGTAGTTGGACGTTGGAATTTCATGAATATTCCCTCAATAGCCTAAAGGTTTCGTTTAGTGTAGCTGTGGTCTGCGTAGTGATTGCTTTATTAGTGAATTTCTATCAACGATTAATGGCTCAAGGAGATGATCGAACGATAACTTCAAGCAGTTTCCCTATGCGTTTATCTTCACTGGGTTATGCGGTTCCGGGGACGGTGTTAGCGATTGGGATTATGGTGGCGGTATTAACATTAGATCATAGCGTAAATGATCTTGCTAAACTGATGGAGTGGGGAAGACCAGGACTTATTTTTTCTGGCACTATGTTTGCTCTGATTTTTGCATTAACGGTTCGATTTGCTGCCGTGGCAATTGGGAGTGTAGAAAGTGGTCTAGCTAAAGTGTCTCCCAATTTAGATATGGCGGCTCGTACAATGGGGTGCAATACCACCCAAATGCTTAAACGTGTGCATATTCCTTTAGTGATGAGAGGGGCATTGATTGCAGGGTTATTGGTTTTTATTGAATCCATGAAAGAGTTGAATGCTTCGATTTTATTGAGGCCATTCAATTTCGAAACATTAGCGACTTATGTGTATAACTACGTCTCCGATCAGCAATTAGAGCTGGCTGCTTTACCTGCAATATTACTCGTCTTAGTTGGACTCATTCCTCTTATTTTAGTCAATCGTTCACTAGAAAAGGTACATTAA
- a CDS encoding Fe(3+) ABC transporter substrate-binding protein: protein MKKLLLASVVAATTFAPMAMSSEEVNVYSYRQPFLVEPMLKEFTQETGIKVNVKFAKDGLAEKLVQEGEYSPADVVLTVDISRLAELSDKEVVQAVNSDVINENIPAQYRDKEGEWFGVTTRARVVYSSKDRVGKLPASFDYMDLAKPEYKGKICTRPGKHPYNVSLVSAMIAHHGEVETKQWLEGVKSNLARKPQGSDRGQVQAIKEGLCDYSLGNSYYFGKMLNDKDQKAWAEAVYINFPGQEAFGTHVNISGMAMAKYAPNKENALKLMEFLSGDVAQQMYAKDNFESPVKAGVEPSELVASWGEYKADTLSLDDIASHHEAAVKLLDEVKFDL, encoded by the coding sequence ATGAAAAAGCTATTACTTGCCTCTGTTGTGGCCGCGACCACTTTTGCACCGATGGCGATGTCTTCTGAAGAAGTCAATGTGTACTCGTATCGTCAACCATTTCTTGTTGAACCTATGTTGAAAGAGTTTACTCAAGAGACTGGGATTAAAGTGAATGTGAAGTTTGCTAAAGATGGACTAGCAGAAAAATTAGTACAAGAAGGCGAATACAGCCCTGCAGATGTAGTGCTGACGGTTGATATTAGCCGTTTAGCTGAGTTAAGTGATAAAGAGGTTGTTCAAGCGGTTAATAGTGATGTGATCAACGAGAATATCCCAGCACAATATCGAGATAAAGAAGGCGAATGGTTTGGCGTGACGACACGAGCGCGAGTGGTGTACTCATCAAAAGACCGTGTGGGTAAATTGCCTGCATCTTTTGATTATATGGATTTAGCGAAACCGGAGTATAAAGGCAAAATTTGTACTCGCCCAGGTAAGCACCCTTATAATGTTTCTTTAGTGTCAGCGATGATTGCTCATCACGGTGAAGTAGAAACGAAACAATGGTTAGAAGGTGTTAAGTCTAATCTTGCTCGTAAACCCCAAGGCAGCGATCGTGGTCAAGTTCAGGCGATTAAAGAAGGTTTATGCGATTACTCATTAGGTAATAGTTATTATTTCGGTAAAATGCTGAATGATAAAGATCAAAAAGCTTGGGCGGAAGCGGTATACATTAATTTCCCTGGTCAGGAAGCTTTTGGCACTCACGTAAATATCAGTGGCATGGCGATGGCAAAATATGCACCAAATAAAGAGAATGCACTCAAGCTTATGGAGTTTTTATCGGGTGATGTTGCACAGCAAATGTATGCGAAAGATAATTTTGAATCACCGGTAAAAGCGGGGGTTGAGCCTTCTGAATTAGTTGCTTCATGGGGCGAATATAAAGCGGATACGCTATCACTTGATGACATTGCCTCTCATCATGAAGCGGCCGTTAAGTTACTTGATGAAGTTAAGTTCGATTTATAA